ATTATGAAATATTCACCGTATCTTGGTCTTCTCCAGGAAGTATTCTCTAATCCCACAATAAAGTAACGGGGTTAGAATATTatattatgcatatatatgtGGAACGGATAAACTAGGTGTTAATTTTCTGCCCACTATCCAGAAATGTGCGCATCCAATGAACTCCACAAATCAAGAATGCTAAACTtctttagttttaaattttcacacTTAACAATTGTTAGTTGCCAGGTACATTGCACAACATGTCAGCTGACACATCCATCACTAAGATATATCGgaattaattaaatattgtaaTTATTTAAACTATCATTCATAATTAGGCAGCTGAACAAGTACAGATTAATGGGAGAACGGTGTCGTTGAAATGAGATAAAAGCTACTCTCACAAAAATTAGTCACAATGGAACAGTCACAGAGACTTTACGGGCaattttgtcacgatccaaaatacaactagtcgtgacggcacctaaatcatcccgctaggtaagccaattaacaattattcaatttaatgaGATTTGTTAAgcgaagaaatgataatacaactgcttttatacaaaTAATTTTACAAGGACtgttagtacaaatcatgagcttctaagatttagatttttacaagactcaattgaaataattacaacatctgtttgaaatgtaaatgaacagaattcatatctaatgctaccaaggacaagtgatagccataactggaacaCAGGTACTTCTTCAGATCCAGCTCTCGCCGTATGCAGCAACATCACCAACcaacatttgcacgcaaggtgcagaagtgtagtatgagtacaaccgacctcatgtactcaataagtaacaaacctaacattaGGTTGAAATTAGTGACGAGCTAAGATAAGGGTCACATTATAACTCCAATAAtcagcaacagttcataacaatataataataatggtacaagaaataactcacatatatgatgctcaactcgttcacaattacggaaaatagacatgctttacaagtataatagtaaatcccaaatctttcaccggaaacactaaaaatatgagtaagtttgaaaactcaaatttttcccaaaaactttcaacaacagttAAGAAGTCTCATTATCatatggcatgaggaaagtacatttctatgcctacatgtcaatgtgcacgTTAAATCATGAGTGTCACCAAAATCGTGTAGCGTGAGAAAATACATcgctatgcatgtatgtcaagtatgcatgtcaaatgcaatgcatcacagcGATAAACTCGTGTACTCAAACTCTCAGAGTACTAGATcccactgtctcacacttttcactcatcacgctcaatcactcgacgcactcagtcactcagcattgAACATGGCAGATCCAGCCCAGGGCAGATCCGGCccaaataaatcaataacaactGCGCTCATTATAgatgtgcagactctggaggggcagatccagcccaagcgctttAATAAGCCAAATCATGGTATGAATCAATAATACATGCCGCGGCGAGCAGTTCGATcaaccgcacgaacaactcatgtgctacaatatcaatatctggatccgcacggacaactcacgtgctatagtatcaatatctggatccacacggataactcacgtgctatagtattaatattgtcacaatgaggccctcggcctcactcagtcatcaatctccccaGTCTCTCagactcacaatgtcatgaaaattagcccaaaatgatgatgtgatgtatcagaGACTGAGATATATTATGCAAAGGAATGTGTAGGACTGAGAATGTAATTGTAATGTaaataaataactcaacagtGGGGAAGACTTCAGTAGGTCCTAATAGTACcaatatatagcctaaacatgatttctagcgtaaattacacctcaagtgctctaacacatagagtacagtaaaaatgttcagataagatagttacacagttccatggaatcgactaaatcataaCTCACACGAttcacacccacacgcccgtcacctagcatgcgcgtcaccacaatcacataatacgtaattcggggtttcataccttcaacaccaaatttagaagtgttacttacctcgaacaagccaaatccaacactaagcaagccaaacgatgctccaaaaatgccatcccgcgagTAATgacctctgaatggctcgaaactagccaaaatcaacttgaatacatcaaataatgccaaaggaaacaaacccaaagtcgaatctttaatcaaaagcccaaaagcGACCAAAAAGGCAAACCCGGGTTCGtacctcggaatccgacaaaactcacaaaatctgatatacccattcaattacgagtccaaccatactagtttcactcaaaaccgactccgaatcgatgttcaaaactcaaaaattctctctatgaaactttagacaaaacctCCCAATTTCTCTCtcgaaatcatcaaccaaatgccaaaaacgaggatagattcatgaaatatattcAAAAGTGAGTCAAGAATGCTTACCCCAATTCACATGGTAAAATTCCTCTCCCAAGTcacccaaaccgagctcccaaatccgaaaatgatgaaaaagaaccaagactTCAAAAATATAGTTCTGCCCAGcatttccgcatatgcggtcacaCTGTCGCATCTATGACCCCCGCTTCTGCTGTACAattcttcgcttctgcgaaaacaGCTTGGCCCAGtacccctcgcacctgcggtaacAAAACTCTACTTCTGCGaagaccttcgcacctgcgctccaattcatcgcacctgcgcatccgcacaTGCGCTAAAATCCTCCGCTTCAGCGATCTTCCTCACCCAACCTCTTCTCGCTTCTACGATGGACAACCCGCATCTGCGAAGTCTCTTCTGCAACTAagactccgcagatgcggctcacTAGTACCAGAAATTTTCAGCAATGCAACAAGAGGAAAAATTATGTGTACCACGTccgtaactcacccgagccactcgggaccccatccaaatatatcacaagtctcacaacataatatggacctactcgaggcctcaaatcacacaaaacaacatcgaaacgatgaatctcaccccaattcaaaattaaatgaattttgaacttccaacttccaaaacttgcgccgaaacttatcaaatcaatccggaatgaactcaaattttgcacacaagtcctaatgacataaagaagctattccaattcctgaaaccacaatccgaacccgatatcatcaaagtcaactcccgatcaaacttatggacttttcaaatctttaaatttccaactttcgctaattaGTGCTGAATCCTTCaaaaaaatatccaaatgcaaatccgagtatacacccaagtccaagATCACCACTCGAACCTAACAAGACCATTAAAACTCCGTTtcggggtcaaattcacaaaggtcaaacttggtcaactcttccaacttaaagcttcaaacacgaaattcattcttccaagtcaattgcgaataacctgaaaaccaaaactgacgattcacacaagtcataaattcattcttccaaatctatcTCCAATCCGGTAAGCTGTCATGTTCGAGAATTTAAAATTCATAAATTTAGAATTTTGAAACCACTTCTGAACGAAAAGGATTATGTGATTCAAAAATacataaactttaaattttggATCCGTCTTTAAAACAAGAAAGATGCATAAATTCACGAGCTGGAATAAATAATACGTGGAGTTCTACAAAGTAATTAAGAATATATAAATAAGACTATTATGTGTCTACTTGCAATGCCCTAAAACCCCGGTAACTGTGACTCCTTAGCTAAGATCAGCGTGTCTCACGgatgtttaatttattttcttctaaAAAAATATCTCCAGCTATGGATAACAGTATTCTAAGTACTAAAATGCCGCTGTTTCATTATTCGTGAACATTGCTTACCTCATACTTAGCTAACTAAACAAATTTTTATGTTTTTGGCTGCAAAGACGATGGAGCCTTTGATAATCTTTGGTCTATACCAAGATTAACTAGTATAAAaattaaaaggataaaaaaaagGATCAGCAATAAAACTATAGAAAACTAAAAGGTCTACGACTTTGAATTGAAACTTAAATTTTTTACTACTGCTGCTTGATTATCATCTCCAGCAGCATCTTAGCTGTAAATGGTCCAAGAATTTAGGAACTTTTTGACTATATCTACACAATAAAGTTCTGGAAAAACTCAATAATTATGGAATTTTTAGCTTCATATAGTTTGAGCAACTGGATTGAAGTATCCCTAGTGTAAGATATCCTAATATAACTTTCTATTCCAGCTAAGCACATGAAGAAGACCTTCTATTGTCAAACTAATTGAGTTAAATACAAGAAAATGTCAGTTTTGAATGGAGAAAATACAGTTCATGCATAGAGGGATCCAAGGAGGGAATATCGTTTACTTTGCCTTATACCTTCCCTAGCATACATTATATCTCTGCAATTTTTAGCTAGCTTCGTCTggtcttcttcattttttttaaccACACAACATGTTAAGTTAAAACATCTTGCTTCTGAGCACTAGTGTGACCCAGACATAACGTTGGTTTGAGTTACCTAAATATTCTTTTATGATGTGTTAATGTTTTATTTGGGCAAGTTCGTACAATTTTCATCGAAAAGTCACTTAAAAGTATCCTTACACTTATATATGtaacatatttatttttaatcttCCAGTTGTTCGCACACCCTACACATAGAACCGTGTTGTAAATTCTGCTTTAACTAATTATAAGAGCAAAACCATTGTATTAaggaaattaaaattaataaaatcggTAACTTTGCTCACGCCTGATGCATCACACGAATTCGTCTATCAAGTTGTGGAGCTTCTATTTTAATTTAGCCCTAAAGTATTACGTTACTCCTGTAAAAGTGAATTGCGATTTGTTTTGCCTAACAAAAAGTATAGTATAAATGACCTACACTTTTTCACCTTTACTAAAATTTTACAGTTTTAAACTTCTTATTGAAATGAAACTTACAACCTATAATTTTGTTGGCTTAACTTATTACTATCAAAATTTAATTTCTCTAAAATTTAATcctaataaatcagataatttaagcaAGAGAGTATTAACTATCCAGGGAACAGTACAGACATCTAATGGTAATCTGGTAATTAATAGTTATCCATAAAATTATCAATATTCATCTCCATTCGTCTAATGGCCGGTAGTCGAAATGATCAAACAATCATTTTGCTTATGAATATAACTAATAGAAATTTTCACGTATATCCACTGACAGTACTACAATGAATTTTACACTATTGGTGCAATTTATTCTCATGTAAAGAAGATGATACATTTGCCTTATTTTAATTTCAAGTTATTAATTCcacttgttttaaataattacCTGTAATCATCTTTCACAGtgacttaatatcataaataaattttaaaatagaacttagcatatagaAGTTGAACTCCATACACTATCTGATGTATTTGCCTTTCTTTATTggaattttaggcgatcgaaaCCCTGCACCACATAAGCTTTAAGAATTTCCTAACCAACTTTATCCCAACATTGTGATGAGTTGTTAATGTTAGAAGTCAAATTCTGGTTCTTCCTCCACTTGCAATGGCTAAATCTGTGGTCTAATCAAAGATGTGTTTTTGTTTGTACATAAAGAAGGGTGGAAAAAAGAAGAGTTTTTTTCTGTCCGACTAAAactttcttgtttcttttcttaCTAGCAAACTTAGCTTAGAAATATAGTTGCTTAGATATGTAGATTGCACGAGTGGCcttgtcgattttggaacttgATATTGCTATGTAAGGGTTGGACATGCATGCATTAAATATGCTGTTTTTCATTTGAATACGTAAAGAGGACCTGCACTACTGTGCCTCTATTTAGAATCTATGACTTTGTGTGTAGAATTCTCGTGAATGAAAGTTCATGGAAGGGAAGATAATAGACAGAATACTATATTTTATAATACCTCAGATGTTTGACTTCAAGCTTCATTAATCACATCTAGCTATAACTAATTTACATCatcttctttatatatatatatatatatatatatatatatcaagaggaaccaatattagcGGGAGGAACCTATCAAAGTACTAGGCTGGTCAAAGTACTAGGCTGCCCCAAGTAACACCTTTTCTTTTACAAGACATTTGGATAAGCTTCATGACGAGTTGGCGATGAGTTTTAATAGTTATAAATGGTGACTAGTTCAAGGCGCACCAATTGCAAATGACTAGTGGCAAAGCTATAATTAAGCCAGAGCAAGAGTTTAGGTTACAGTTGGGCCAATGcagtttatttgttttaaataagaaattaattcattaaatatgtatagattaattatcaatttaaaaattaGAACCAATAACTTAAAAGGGTTAAAATCACAAATTCGCGAACTTTAGCTTTCTAGCTAGCTTCGCCTCTGGCTACAATTGCACTGTAACGTTATTACTTAATCATATACATTGAATATGCATTTCTCTTTTGaatcaaaagaaaagggaaatattAAAGCAAGAGGCTTATAATATCGAAGAAAACCAGTGCGTACGTGTCTGAAGAGTGTTTCTGTGTGTTGGTACAAATCAAAGCTGTCTGGTTTCATTTCCTATTAGCAAACATAGCGTAGAAAATAAATGGCGTATGCCTCTCCGTAGAATAGTACACGAGTGGGCTTCTCAATCTTGATCTGCAAGCAAATATATATATTACTATATACATACAAATATTAGGATTTCTTACTCACTCTTTTATTTGGACAtgttatatataattatattgcAAAATTCGAATACTTGTTGTCACAAAGACTGGACATTTAggcttttgacatatttttttttatttatatatatattttgcatTTTATACTAAAAGCTATGCCAACCAATAAGTAGAGGCTATCGGTTGCTCAAGAATTAAAGTAAATGGTTATGAGTAGAGGCTATCGGTCCCAATCCACGCCAAAAATTGGAGTACATGCAGGGATCGTGCGAGAAAATTAATGTTGAAAAAGAATAAGCACGGAACTAGTTCATTAGTCAACTCAAATGCAAAGATGGATAGTGTATCAAAAATTTATGGAATTTTGCTATGGTATGGCCTTATTTACTACCCATAACTTTAAGAAGAGGATATGCCATTTTCCTTACTTGAAAGAGAAAGACAGAACATTAAAAGAAGTGTTGGAAAAGAGTGGAAGAAAAAAGGACCCCTCAAGAGTATGGGGAAGCAGCCAAACACTAGATGCCCATAATGCCCAGATTCAGTGCACTTTCATAGCAATTCTAACTTTCAGTGAAACtcaaaaaacgaaaagaaaattttatatttCGGGATTTTCAAATCGAGTTGTGCAATAGAAAATTGGTTTATTTAAAAGGAGATTTATTTGGACTCCATAAATCCACCCCCAAAAAATTAGAGGCAATTTATATGGCAAAAAAACAATTAGTTATATttctataattaaaaaataatttaactttaaaatccTCATTTTATTAATGAAATGAATTATATTCATACAAATACCTACGATAAGCTTTGGATCACAAGtttaatttcaaaagttttccaattttttcttaaataatgcCTAGTCAAACCGTGTCGTATAAATTGAGACGAATGTATTAATATATATCCCGTCACCATAAGCAACTCCAAGGTCCACCGTCCCTGGTAACTTTCATCTGAAGTCGTGCATTAAGAAATTGCAGCTATTAGATCAAGATTATGGTACTGAGTTTACATTTCTTAGGACAAATCTAATACCGTGTTTGCATAATGTATACGTCATGCGCGAGCTACATACTTTTAGAAACCAAGGCTTCTTATTAAGATACTATTAAATCTTTTTGAGATACTTGTAAAGAACTTGAAAAATTACGTCAAGACTTTCTTGGGAAGAGCTTCGAACACATGCAAGCAAGAAGCTGGTACAGTAATTGCCCACTTGATACACTACCAAGAACCAACCAGGCCTCTATCCGGTCATTAATCTCCATGCAAGATTTATGTTATAACTCATCTACACTTACTTATAATATTTATATCAAATTAAATAATGTAATCCGTTTTAAATTACAATGAGAATACATGTCACTTCGCTACAATATTAAGCGAATAGGCATTTTTATTTCGTACAAGAGACATGTCTTTCATTCATTGGTTGAATTCATGTAATTAGGAGTATATATTTTGCGATAATATTCCTTCATCCTCCATGATAATTTAAGTTCAAGTGTAGCATACCAATGTTGAATTAGTTATTGGAATATAAATGCGAGCTAGCTGCTCATTAAAGCTACATATGAAGCCCCTACTGTCACATATTCATGCACCTCATCACCTATATATATATCCACAACACTTCACTCCGTAGCTATCTCATTTCACAATCCAACCCAAAATCTAGTTATTATCTTTAAACGTTTCTCAAATATGGGTTCCTTTCAGTATTCCAGAATCCCTTATCCACTTCTTGTTCTTGTTTTCCTCAGCTTTATCCACTTTACTTGTGGCACAAGAAACTTGCTTTCACTTTATCAACCACCTCCAATGGGTCTTACGTACCATAATGGTGCCTTATTAGAAGGAGAGCTAAAATTATCCATCCTTTGGTACGGAAAATTCTCACCAGCCCAAAAATCCATTATTGTGGATTTTCTCGATTCTCTAAATTCTGCTAAGAGAAGGGAGTTACTTAAAACACCCACTGTTTCAAAATGGTGGCAAACCATTCAAACCTACTTGACAAAAGCGGGTAAAAAAGAAACCCGACTTGTTTTATCTGATCAGTTCACAGATGAAAATTGTTCCATTGGAAAAAACCTAAAGAAATCCCAGATATCTGAGTTGGCTCATTCAAACTCAAAAAAAGGTGAATTAACCTTGGTCCTAACAGCCCAAGATGTTGTAGTTGAAGGCTTCTGCATGAGCAATTGCGGGTATCACGGGTCGGGTCAAGGCAAAAAATCCGTTTTCATATGGGTGGGTAACTCGGTGACCCAGTGCCCCGGTCAATGTGCATGGCCATTTCACCAACCGATTTATGGACCA
The nucleotide sequence above comes from Nicotiana tabacum cultivar K326 chromosome 12, ASM71507v2, whole genome shotgun sequence. Encoded proteins:
- the LOC107825004 gene encoding protein PHOSPHATE-INDUCED 1-like — encoded protein: MGSFQYSRIPYPLLVLVFLSFIHFTCGTRNLLSLYQPPPMGLTYHNGALLEGELKLSILWYGKFSPAQKSIIVDFLDSLNSAKRRELLKTPTVSKWWQTIQTYLTKAGKKETRLVLSDQFTDENCSIGKNLKKSQISELAHSNSKKGELTLVLTAQDVVVEGFCMSNCGYHGSGQGKKSVFIWVGNSVTQCPGQCAWPFHQPIYGPQDKPLGAPNGDVGADGMVVNIASLMAGVVTNPYRNGYYQGPAEAPLEAASACAGLYGRGAYPGYAGELLVDSISGASYNAHGTNGRKYLLPGLFDPNKSACTTIV